The Cloacibacterium caeni region AAAAATAAAAATAAACCTTTTACTTATATTGTTGAATTACAAAATGTTTTCTTTGATAATGGAAAAGCAAAAATTTTCAAAAATGGACAAAAAAAGTTTTCCGTAGACAATATAAATGCTCATTTTGAACAATTGGTTTTGGATGAAAAAAATCCCAAAAATGAATTGCCTTTTCAATATAAAAATTACCAAATTTCGGGAAGAAATATTTTTTTAGATGCTGGAAAATTCTATCAGTTGTTCATTAATAATGCTGATTTTCAGAAAAACTCTATGGATTTAAGAGGACTGCATTTGCAACCTAAGTTTACTAAAACCCAGTTTACTTCTAAAATTTCTACCGAAAAAGATTGGTATAATGTTAAAATTGCACAAACGAGAATTACTGATTTTCATTGGAAATTAAAAGATAGTCAACCGAAAATAAATGTTGGTAACGTGTTGATAAACAATTTACAAGCTCAAATTTACAGAAGTAAAAGTCCTAAAGATGATTTGACTAGAAAAAAACTTTACAGTGAATTGCTCCGTTCCATAAAATTTCCTCTTTTGGTGAAAAATTTGAACATTAGAAATTCGAATTTAATTTATGAGGAGGATTTACCAAATGGAAATAAACCTGGAAAATTGATGTTTAGTCAATTTAATTTAAATGCACAGAATCTCAATTCAAATAAAGGTTTCAAAAACACAGTTGTTCCGATTAAAATTCATACCCAATTTATGAATGTAGCGCCTATGAAAGTAAACTGGAGTTTTGATACTGCAAATCTTCAGGATGACTTTTCGATTTCAGGTCAAATTAATGATTTACCAGCCGAAAGTATTAACGCTTTTGTTACGCCCTATTCTCATAAAAAAGTAGAAGGAAATATTCACGAACTGCGATTTAATTTCAAAGGAAACAGAAATGAAATTTCTGGAAATTACATGATGAAACATGAAAACGTGAAAGTGAAAGTTTTAGATGAAAAAACTAAAAAAGAGAAGAAAGTATTGAGTGCGGTTACAAATTTAATCGTCCGAACCAATTCTAAATCTGAAACAGAAAATGTAGTAGTTCACACCACTAGAAATCCTACGAAATCATTTTTTAATTTGCTTTGGAAAGGAGTAGAAGAAGGTTTAAAGAAAACTTTGGTGGGTAAAAATGTAGAAAAAATCGAGAAAACGGTAAAACAGGTAAAGCAAAAGTTAGGTTTGCAAGATTCTGTAAATCAAAAAGAAAAGCCTAAAAAAGAAAAAGGATTTTTAAAAAAATTATTCAAAAAATAAACCGCAGAAATTTCTGCGGTTTGATTTTATGGTAGATTAGTAATTATTTTTTCAATTCTTTAATTCCCATTTCATAGAGTGCAAAACTCATCAAATCTGTGTTTTCGCCGATGACTTGGTCTGTACTTCTACCAGCTCCATGTCCTGCATTTACTTCGATTCTGATTAAAGCAGGGTTGTTACAACTTTGTTTTTCTTGTAATTCTGCCCCGAATTTAAAAGAGTGCGCTGGAACTACTCTGTCATCATGATCGCTCGTGATAATCATCGTAGAAGGATAACAAACGCCTTTTCTCACATTGTGAACTGGTGAGTATGATTTCAAATATTCGAACATTTCTTTTGAATCTTCCGCAGTTCCGTAATCGAATGACCAACCAGCTCCTGCTGTAAATTTATTGTATCTCAACATATCAAGAACGCCAACTCCAGGGAAAGCTACTTTCGCTAAATCAGGTCTCATCGTCATGGTTGCGCCAACTAATAAACCACCGTTTGAACGGCCAGAAAGTGCCATAAATTCTGGCGAAGTGTAACCGTTTTTCTGTAAATATTCACCTGCAGCTATAAAATCTTCGAAAACATTTTTCTTTTGCATTTGTGTTCCTGCAACGTGCCATTTTTTGCCGTACTCACCGCCTCCTCTAAGATTTGGAACAGCATAAATTCCGCCGTTTTCCATCCAGATTGCATTCACTACGGAGAAATTTGGGGTTACAGAAATGTTGAAACCGCCGTAACCGTATAAAATGGTAGGGTTTTTACCGTTTAGTTTAATTCCTTTTTTGTAAGAAATCATCATCGGCACTTTTGTTCCATCTTTTGAAGTGAAAAATACTTGCTCAGAAACATAATCTTCAGGATTGAATTTTACGTTTGGTTTCTGATAAATCTCAGAAGTTCCGTTTTCTACATTAAATTTATAAGTAGTTCCCGGCGTGATATAATTGCTGAAAGAGTAATACAATTCTTTTGCAGTTTCTTTGCCGCCAATATTAGAAGCGGTACCGATTCCAGGAAGAGTGATTTCTCTAATTAATTTACCGTTATAATCGAACTGTTTCATGTAAGAGACAGCGTCTTTCATGTATTTTGCGAAGATATGACCACCACCAGTTGAAGCGCTTAACACATTTTCGGTTTCTGGGATAACGTCTGTCCAAACAGAAGGATTTTTAATGTCAAATTTCTGCAATTTCATGTTTGGAGCATTTTTATCGGTCATAATGTAGATAAAATCTCCTTTGGTGTCTAAAACATCGGTATTGTAATCAAATCCTTTTTGTATCGCAATCCAATCGGTGTTATTTTTAAGGTCTTTCACGTACAATTCATTTCCGTTGGTTGCAGTGGCAGCACTAAGAATCAAGAATCTTTCGTCGTCTGAAACGCCAATGTTCATGTATCTGCGTTTGAAATTTTCATCGCCGATGATATGTTTGTCTTCAGATTGCTTGGTCCCTAATTTATGGAAATAGACTTTGTGCATGTCTGTTTTTACAGAAAGTTCAGAGCCTTGTACTTTTCCGTAACTAGAGTAGAAAAAACCTTCGTCTCCCAACCAAGAAGCGCCAGAAAATTTAACATCGGTAATGGTTTCGTCTATTTTTTCTTTGGTAATCGCATTGATGATGACAATTTTTTGCCAATCACTTCCTCCCTCAGAAATATTGTAAGCGGCAAGGGTTCCTTTTTTGTTAAAAGACAAGCCAGACATAGAAGTAGTTCCTTTTTCTGAAAATTTATTCGGGTCAAGGAAAACTTCGGTGTTGCCATTTTTATCTGTTCTGTAGAGTACAGATTGTGCTTGTAAACCGTCATTTTTGTAGAAATATGTATAATCTCCTTCTTTAAATGGGGCAGAAATTTTCTCGTAGTTCCAAATGTTTTTTAACTGTGCACGAATTTCTTCACGAAACGGAATTTGATTAAGATAATTTTGTGTAAAAGCTACTTCACGCTGAACCCAATCTTTAGTATCTTCAGCACGATCGTCTTCTAACCAACGATAAGGATCTGCTACTTTAGTCCCAAAATATTCGTCAGTATGTTCTACTTTTTTGGTTTCAGGATAGTTCAATGAATTTTTCATAACTTGTGATGAGCACGAGGCAAGAAACAAACTTGCTAATGCCATAGTGAATGTATTGATTTTCATTTGTTGAGAATTTTCTCAAAAATAAATAAAAAAACCGAAGAAGTTCTTCGGTTGGTGTGGAATTATTTTTTTTCGACTTTAAAGTTTTTAAAACCTTTATCATTTTTGATGACTAAGTAGTAAATTCCTTTAGGATAAGAGGTTATGCTGATTTTATCTGTATTAGGAATACTTTGTAAAACTTTTCCAGAAGAGTCCATTAAGGTTAAG contains the following coding sequences:
- a CDS encoding prolyl oligopeptidase family serine peptidase — translated: MKINTFTMALASLFLASCSSQVMKNSLNYPETKKVEHTDEYFGTKVADPYRWLEDDRAEDTKDWVQREVAFTQNYLNQIPFREEIRAQLKNIWNYEKISAPFKEGDYTYFYKNDGLQAQSVLYRTDKNGNTEVFLDPNKFSEKGTTSMSGLSFNKKGTLAAYNISEGGSDWQKIVIINAITKEKIDETITDVKFSGASWLGDEGFFYSSYGKVQGSELSVKTDMHKVYFHKLGTKQSEDKHIIGDENFKRRYMNIGVSDDERFLILSAATATNGNELYVKDLKNNTDWIAIQKGFDYNTDVLDTKGDFIYIMTDKNAPNMKLQKFDIKNPSVWTDVIPETENVLSASTGGGHIFAKYMKDAVSYMKQFDYNGKLIREITLPGIGTASNIGGKETAKELYYSFSNYITPGTTYKFNVENGTSEIYQKPNVKFNPEDYVSEQVFFTSKDGTKVPMMISYKKGIKLNGKNPTILYGYGGFNISVTPNFSVVNAIWMENGGIYAVPNLRGGGEYGKKWHVAGTQMQKKNVFEDFIAAGEYLQKNGYTSPEFMALSGRSNGGLLVGATMTMRPDLAKVAFPGVGVLDMLRYNKFTAGAGWSFDYGTAEDSKEMFEYLKSYSPVHNVRKGVCYPSTMIITSDHDDRVVPAHSFKFGAELQEKQSCNNPALIRIEVNAGHGAGRSTDQVIGENTDLMSFALYEMGIKELKK